The following are encoded in a window of Streptomyces sp. 11x1 genomic DNA:
- a CDS encoding 3'-5' exonuclease — translation MPTFVIFDLEYTTWPGAMEQDWSAPGQLREIVQIGAVRVDEEYSVVEEYDTLLRPVVNPRLSPFFTTLTGIDQRSVDRDGLPPARALSDFLAFCRGGAVLSYGNDMLVLGENIGWARARGEKIEHSALTPGFLNVRPWLNAVAPATAGVNSGRLWQTLGLPRPAAPGDEHSALFDCHSIATALRHLSGTGVTLPDGLLRVSGVRGGS, via the coding sequence TTGCCCACCTTCGTCATCTTCGACCTGGAGTACACGACCTGGCCGGGAGCCATGGAGCAGGACTGGTCGGCGCCCGGCCAACTGCGGGAGATCGTGCAGATCGGCGCGGTGCGCGTGGACGAGGAGTACTCCGTCGTCGAGGAGTACGACACGCTTCTCCGCCCGGTGGTGAACCCTCGACTCTCGCCCTTCTTCACCACCCTCACCGGCATCGACCAGCGGAGCGTGGACCGGGACGGCCTCCCGCCGGCCCGGGCCCTGAGCGACTTCCTCGCCTTCTGCCGGGGCGGGGCGGTCCTCTCCTACGGCAACGACATGCTCGTCCTCGGCGAGAACATCGGCTGGGCCCGGGCCCGGGGCGAGAAGATCGAGCACAGCGCGCTCACCCCGGGCTTCCTCAACGTCCGTCCGTGGCTGAACGCGGTCGCCCCGGCGACGGCGGGCGTCAACTCGGGCCGTCTGTGGCAGACCCTGGGCCTCCCCCGGCCCGCCGCCCCGGGCGACGAACACTCGGCCCTCTTCGACTGCCACTCCATCGCGACGGCCCTGCGCCACTTGTCGGGCACGGGGGTGACGCTGCCGGACGGTCTTCTCCGGGTCAGTGGGGTCCGCGGGGGGAGTTG